In the Glycine max cultivar Williams 82 chromosome 19, Glycine_max_v4.0, whole genome shotgun sequence genome, ttatataattctgattttattttttataatttacctCTATTGACTTAGGATCTTGAATTCTCACTGTACatgtgtaatattaattatatattagatctattttcttaaagaaaaaaattgcatgagtaatttaaaaaaataattttttttagaagaagatATTATTagcttcttaaaaaaatagaaaactattttttatgataaaaacaacttacacaacacacataaaaaaaaacataattttttttactttattacaaaagttttttttaaaaaagtgttttttagaATAAGATAGgaattgtttcttaaaaaaccagaaaactattttttataataataaaaattagacaAACACATGAAAAAagcataatgtttttttaaaatatgtttaaacaAACGGCCTATTATgtgtaatattaataatatgctagtatttaataaaaatactacctatattcttttttaattgtcatatttttaagagaaaaaaattatttatcaaatactgTCAAATTTCaagataacattaatttttcttttctcaattaTACCCTATTTTCTACCTAATCTTTAATTAGTTTAACCATAAGCATTTGTTGtgataaaggataaaataagaaattagaaaactattttattaggATCAAGAAAATTTATTGTATATCTTGCTTTCTACATAGAGTTTTaagacaattaaaaaataacggAATGAGtagtaatttatatatatatatatataatatttagtatttataaaatactatattaataagtacatgtaatattatttaatgattaaattgagatctaataatttaaaaacttaacataaaaacaaaatttgatataaaaaattactataaaaaagatatcttaatgtaaaattaaaaatggaaagaTTTTTAAGATATGCGACTAAAAGGAAATCTTtactatgaaaacaaaaaaaaatgtaaaagtgtTTAAAGTTGAGATTTGATAATTTGAAATCCTAACATAAAGAGAAattttggtataaaaaatttcaatacaaAAAGATGCTataacttagaaaaaaattgaaaaataattaagattatagaataaaaggaaattttaaatattaaaatatataattcatatgtttaaaatatttattactatGGATTTTAATTATGACATACGTTGACTATTCACATGCacaattgataaaaattaaagtaatatataCTTCGCATGTTAACGGTGAAAGAGACTaacataatcaaaattaaaaaaagaaaagtatgtCTCATGAATGTCAAGGatcattttggaaaaaaaatataagttgaaggaaaatttaatattattaaattaactaatttccTTAATCATGTTGAATTAGTTAAGAGAAGTAATAGAAACActctttctaatatttttttattgcttaaaatttattaagagaATGTATGCCATTTagtgtttttaatatttaccattaattaattagttcttATAAGAAGGATTGGAGGAAATACTTATTCAAATTCCATGTTATCTTGgaccagatttttttttttatttttgaaaattcataTTGAATCAGTTATtacatttaagaaaaatgataaatttatggtGTTAGAAATTAGAATAGCTATTGATTTTTATTGGAATCATAGAATGAATGAGTAGAATGTTTTATCAACAATATTAATGGTATtcacaaaaattaaatgaaaagaattttttattttttttaaatgtgaatATCTTTCATAGAAATTATTgtgattgaaaaaagaaaaaaatattataaaataggaAAAGTTTGAGTTTCATCGTTGCAAaaagtttagtttattttttattttcataaaattataatatgtcaaattttttctcaaaataagcTTCGGTTATATCCAAAACTATTGAAAatttttgaaagttaaaaattatcacaagttaaaaaataataccacaaattaaaaaaatgcaatttgTGGTAGTTTTTTGGGGTTTTGTGATGATTTTTCACTTCCAAACTTATAATCACCACAAATTGTTACATTAGGTTCAAATTTACTTAAATATTATTGGagatcaaaatttaatatattttaattttatgaggataaaaaattttgtgttaataaaattttaaccttttctatttcaattcataaggaaaaaaatatattttaatctaaaaaaatagtaggagtatataatattttgtgatgattttatattttttttattgttctgttatttgattttttttcaaatttctaaaatgtatatttttaattactcaaATTGATTATTCAATTTGAGTCAACTCAATTAATCAAGGTTGAGTTAGGTTgctaggcaaaaaaaaaaaaaaaaactgtaaatttattgaatctggtagtaaattatacaaaaagtGAATCTAACTCAAATCATTTATACTCTTATCGTTCAACttattttgaaggaaaaaagataagaaGTATTGTACGTGATAATAAAGGAAATGCAAagagatcaaataaaaataagtatcatgtatctttttttaattaccctTATTTTTATACTTACAACTAAAACTTTGATTTTTTCGTTCCGCACATTTTACATCCACtttacactcttttttttttttttaatcttcctCATGAAGTAAAATGATGTAAAAAAGGAATACGAAAAATCACCACCCTTCCCTACCAACCAGCAAGGAGTTTGATGCATTATCACCCTTGATGCTTCAGACGACATATTTGTTCTTACGATAAACCGCACCCTTATGAGAAGCTTTTCTAGTTTTCTTTACGTAAAGTAGAAGAACCGTACCTCTTCCTCTTGTAATCTTGTTCAACAAGACCACAAAAatcaagactttttttttttttatcgattcGTGAAAGGGTTAATCTTGATAACGAGACCAGGGAAAACATCATCAGGGTCCTGGATATGTGGATTCTCTTCAACGATATATGGATCCCCACACTTGTTACTAATTGTTTGCAGAGTCTCTCCCTCACGAACCACGTATATCTCATCACACGCTTTGTTGATATTCATCTGCATCAACATTGGAACACTGAACTCGTTTGTGCTTGACTCGCAGCCGCTCAACACTAGCACTAGTTccacaaacacaacaacacagcACCAATATATCTTCTCTGCCATTGCTTTAACACCCTTACTTTATCAGATATGTTTAAAAACAATATCCTCTCAATAACACATTTATGTCCTTGGCCATTATAAGTTGAGGAGTTATATATATAAGGTAAGAGTTTGCTTTCTTCGCAGGTTGTTGAAGTGGGATAATCCTGTGCGGAAGTTGAAGTGGTTCCTTCAGCGAAGTAGGTAAATGCCAATTTGTTGAACTAAAAAAGTGGCACGAGTTGGTTTAACTGCTTTGTTTAATGTGGTTGATCTATGCCCTTTCGTTTGACTTTGCTTGTTTCAAAGCCAAGCTTTTAATTTCCTTATCCTTTCTTTCACGTTTCAACAACTCAAGCTGAACTTGTGCTATATGTTAGTGCTTCATTATACTCTCATTCATGAACCATTTGAAGAGATCGATGCATCTTTTTGATCTTGCAGAATTTGTATCACTATGTTATGAGCACTCTTGTCTCTTGATCTAGCAGGGCTTTAAAGGCCCACATGACTGATTGATAAGGGTGGTGTGTGTGACTAATTATTAGTACGATCATACACTTTTCATCAAACTTAATTAATGTGCAAAATCAATTCAAGAATTAGAGAGCGCCAATAATTCTCAATCGTAACTGTAGATAAATTGACCTGAGAAGAAGTAACAATCACAAAATATAATGAAGTTAAAACTACTCCAGAACGACCTGTGGACTCAACCAACGACATacagtaattaattaattttatatacagATTAATATGAACATATGATATGATTGAATATTTCATCTTCTTTCcctgttttcttcttcttctcccacGCCGCACACCCCACGGCCTCCCACTATGGCAGCTCCTTTTCTAGATCACCGTAAGCCCGCCAACTTGCCACTACATCAGTTCTCTATCCGAAGACGAAACAAACTTGaggttttctctcttttcttgttttttaattgttgaactttttttataaatattatttatatttatctgaTAAAAACATATTGTTTATATTTCTGATtcctcctctcttttttttttataaatgattattaattatattatatatttattattcataatatatatatatatatatatatatatatatatatatatgtatacatatatatatagagagagagagagagagaattcatTTACATTGGGCTTAGCCCAGTACAAATTACCAAGGAAAAATCTTCTATAAATCttgttaaaaattcaaattttcctcctttttacttacttgcatatAGTACTAGCCGATTGAAAAGCCCACTATAAATTGTATTGAAAAACTCAAACACTCTCATTTTTATCTGTTGATTACTATGGGCTTTTCTGTTAGTGTCATCCAGGTCAAATTATTGACCAAAAATCTATTACTATAAATCATATTGAAAATTCAAAATGTTCCACCTCATTGCCCTGGATTACATTGACTTAGCCAAATGTATTATAGTGAAATTTTTTGCCTGACAGCTAGTGATAACATTTTCTTATAGTGAAAATTCAAGTAAGATTAGTAGAGTGAAATTATacattaatcataataaatgcataaaaaatgtaattgagCCCAGTAGTTAAATATGAGAATTATGAAGTTTACtatcttatatttattaaataactaaaagttACTAAAAATATTGAGAATGCATTTTACTTAACTTTGATAGCATATAAAGTTCGTAGAGTAATGTCACTGCGAACACTTGGCAGGACTTTTCTGGAAATTATTTGTGCTCGACATATCAAGTATCAACGCAGAACCTTAAGTATATTACTCTATGCTTACATAGAATATTTGTCCATGCCTTTAAGAAAGAATATTGGTTTAGTCAAATATAGAAAGTGTATATCCGTGccttttagttagtttttattattattaaaagtagAACTTCTCTAATTAGActatttaagtgtttttttttgttttttatttaaaaaataattgtggtAGATTTCTTACCACTTAAGCAACTTCATTGTTTATAATTTAGCATCaaaatttaagacaaaaaatcatgttaaattGGAATTCACGGACTAGGAAATTTTATATTACCATACAGCTTATATTCTCTGTTTTTCTATTGGAGGTATATATACTCATATTCGAATATTACGTTAACTTCATAAACAAACGTATGTAATTCGCCAAATTCTTAAGAATCTTGCATAGCCATACGAAAATGACGCATAGCCAAACAAATTGCAGCATATTTCTTGTCCTTTCATCAGAATTCAGAACTGAGATAGTAACGGAATTATGAATTTTCTTGCCAAATGAGCGGAAGAAGTCTTTAGTGCGATGTTCAAACCGAAATTCTATAGTACCAGAGTAAGAAGCAATATGCAAGTTCAGACAGAGGTAGGAAAAGTAAAGAATGACTGCTTTCTTCTCAAAGAAGGTAGAGAATTCCATTGGTACATGaactttataatattaaacGGCGTAAGAACTGGTTGTGAATCCTTGACGCCCAAAGTTCTGATTGACATTCAGTGAAATAATGAAAATGACCTTATACATGTTTTTGCAAATAAGAAGCTATCGTTTCTATCACTTTCCAATGCTTTTGTCTGTCAGATGGGTAGTACAAATGCCTATAGCCTATACTTCAGGGTTTCATCAATAGCTCCCTGATATAATCAAGAACTCCCTTGACATTCACAGTCCAAGCAACTGCAACAGGAGAATAACCCGTCCATGGGTTACTCGTATTCCACCTGCATGAATGAATCCAATTATGTTGAGCACTAAATTATAAGGAAAAATTAGAGTgaataataatagttttaaatttgGACAAACTTTTTCAATCCTTGGTCCAGAAGTGTGTGCCCAACACAGATGCCTTGTGTCTCTACCCTCACTACCCCCTTCTTGTATGTGAAAAGATCTGGACGCACAACTGCCACAAAACTGACAGGATCATGGAGGAAAATTCCTGAAAGAAGCCAAATCATCATTCCCATGGCAACTTTTTTAGTAGAAGCATAACTAGTGACATTGAAGTAGAATGAAAAATTACCATGGACACGGTCAGATTTTACATGAAAGTCCCTATAGAATTTGCATATGTCACTCAAGAAGGGAGCATACTTTCCTTTGGATTCCTTCAGATCAAGGAGATCAGCATCTGAAATCAAAAGACAATGTTCAATTTATGGTGCCTGACCTAGAATAACAGCAAATAGCTCAAGATAGACCAGAAATTGGAACAAACTGGGATAAAAATACTACCTGTGAATTGGACTTGGGTTGTAATGTTtattccaacaacaacaacatctgcCCCAGAGGTAAACACAATATCTGCGGCTTCCGGGTCCCCATGGATCTGCAAGTAGAATAGTCATTTGGACTAGGACGCATTTGAGATGAAATCAGATTATTGGGATTGGTCTAGAATAGAATCCATTTATTAGCAGTTATGACCATTAATTGCTGTCCCCCAACCACAACCAAGAGAAATGCTTgcaatatatttaagtaaaacaGTTGCAAGTTATATTACTTAGCGCGTAAAACTGTAAAGGAAACTGTAAACCGATAAACTAATATTCATAATTGCATTCATTGATAACTAATTTAGTGTTGGGGGTGGGGGTGGGGGTGGGGGTGGGGGGGGGAGGCAAAGGCACTAAGTCAAGGAGCTCAATATTGGATTGcatattttttcaaacataaGAAACTTACAAAATATAAATGGAAAGGCCAAATGCAAATTAgtcgtatttttttttcctactcaAAGAAACACAACTAACAGGAATCACCACTTACATTTGCTTCTGCAGCAGGATTCACATTCCCCAAGGCAAAGAATGCACCACCAAGAATAACTATTCTCTTCACTTTGCTTGCAAACGCAGAATCTCGTTTGATTGCCTAATAATGGAAGTGACACTGTCAAATCAACAAACGTAGGGAACTATAA is a window encoding:
- the LOC100787563 gene encoding uridine nucleosidase 1-like isoform X2, whose protein sequence is MASLFNNANGVLGKSEKLIIDTDPGIDDSMAIFMAFQSPDVEVLGLTTIFGNTTTEVSTRNALLLCEIAGRENIPVAQGSPEPLKGGTPRVADFVHGKDGLGNTFLPPPKGEKIEKSASEFLVEKVSEYPGEVSVLALGPLTNVALAIKRDSAFASKVKRIVILGGAFFALGNVNPAAEANIHGDPEAADIVFTSGADVVVVGINITTQVQFTDADLLDLKESKGKYAPFLSDICKFYRDFHVKSDRVHGIFLHDPVSFVAVVRPDLFTYKKGVVRVETQGICVGHTLLDQGLKKWNTSNPWTGYSPVAVAWTVNVKGVLDYIRELLMKP
- the LOC100787563 gene encoding uridine nucleosidase 1-like isoform X1, whose product is MASLFNNANGVLGKSEKLIIDTDPGIDDSMAIFMAFQSPDVEVLGLTTIFGNTTTEVSTRNALLLCEIAGRENIPVAQGSPEPLKGGTPRVADFVHGKDGLGNTFLPPPKGEKIEKSASEFLVEKVSEYPGEVSVLALGPLTNVALAIKRDSAFASKVKRIVILGGAFFALGNVNPAAEANIHGDPEAADIVFTSGADVVVVGINITTQVQFTDADLLDLKESKGKYAPFLSDICKFYRDFHVKSDRVHGNFSFYFNVTSYASTKKVAMGMMIWLLSGIFLHDPVSFVAVVRPDLFTYKKGVVRVETQGICVGHTLLDQGLKKWNTSNPWTGYSPVAVAWTVNVKGVLDYIRELLMKP
- the LOC100500439 gene encoding BON and LysM domains-containing protein precursor; this encodes MAEKIYWCCVVVFVELVLVLSGCESSTNEFSVPMLMQMNINKACDEIYVVREGETLQTISNKCGDPYIVEENPHIQDPDDVFPGLVIKINPFTNR